The Marinilongibacter aquaticus genome has a window encoding:
- the hemL gene encoding glutamate-1-semialdehyde 2,1-aminomutase — translation MSKTSAKLFAEAQKYIPGGVNSPVRAFKAVGGNPLFIKKAKGPYLQDVEGRKYIELINSWGPMLFGHAFEPVEKAVKKAMKRSPSFGAPTALEVRIAQLICELVPSIEKVRMVNSGTEATMSAIRVARGYTGKDKIIKMEGCYHGHGDSFLIAAGSGAITMGEPNSPGVTKGTAQDTLLAPYNDLEAVKKLIAANPDQIAAIILEPIPGNMGLVLPQEDYLEGLRALCDAHKIVLIFDEVMTGFRLAAGGAQERLGVTPDLTTLGKIIGGGMPVGAYGGKAEIMDFVSPVGPVYQAGTLSGNPIAMAAGYTMLKHIAEHPDVYSHLDAIGEEITDGIGEVMQASGLPYSINQIGSMYSLFFTEKEVTDFESAKGSNTEFFGKYFQAMLKHGVYLAPSQFESLFLSTALKPKHIKAIIKAHKHSIEELTN, via the coding sequence ATGTCGAAAACGAGTGCAAAACTCTTTGCCGAGGCTCAAAAATATATACCCGGAGGGGTAAATTCCCCCGTGCGTGCCTTCAAAGCGGTAGGCGGAAATCCTCTTTTTATCAAGAAAGCCAAAGGCCCCTATCTGCAAGATGTAGAAGGCCGAAAATACATTGAATTGATCAATTCATGGGGACCCATGCTTTTTGGCCACGCTTTTGAACCTGTAGAGAAAGCCGTAAAAAAAGCCATGAAACGCTCCCCTTCTTTTGGTGCCCCTACGGCCTTGGAAGTACGCATTGCCCAATTGATTTGCGAACTCGTGCCTTCTATCGAGAAAGTACGTATGGTAAACTCAGGCACGGAGGCTACGATGTCGGCCATTCGTGTGGCCCGTGGTTATACGGGAAAAGACAAAATCATTAAAATGGAAGGCTGTTATCACGGCCACGGCGATTCCTTCCTTATTGCGGCCGGCAGTGGAGCCATTACAATGGGCGAACCCAACAGCCCTGGTGTAACGAAAGGCACCGCACAAGACACGCTTTTGGCTCCTTATAATGATTTAGAAGCCGTAAAAAAACTGATTGCAGCCAATCCCGACCAAATTGCGGCCATTATTCTTGAACCTATCCCTGGAAATATGGGCTTGGTGCTCCCGCAAGAAGATTATTTGGAAGGCCTAAGAGCACTTTGCGATGCACATAAAATTGTATTGATCTTCGATGAGGTAATGACGGGTTTCCGATTGGCCGCCGGCGGAGCTCAAGAAAGATTGGGCGTAACGCCAGACCTCACAACCCTAGGAAAAATTATCGGTGGTGGTATGCCTGTGGGAGCCTATGGTGGGAAAGCCGAGATTATGGACTTCGTGAGTCCTGTTGGGCCTGTGTACCAAGCGGGTACATTGTCGGGCAATCCAATTGCTATGGCCGCGGGTTACACCATGCTCAAGCACATTGCCGAACATCCCGATGTTTACAGTCATTTGGATGCTATTGGCGAAGAAATAACAGACGGTATTGGAGAGGTGATGCAAGCTTCTGGACTGCCTTATTCCATCAACCAAATCGGTTCGATGTACAGCCTTTTCTTTACAGAAAAAGAAGTGACCGATTTCGAATCGGCCAAAGGCTCGAACACTGAATTTTTCGGAAAATATTTTCAAGCCATGCTGAAACATGGCGTGTACTTGGCCCCTTCGCAATTCGAGAGCCTCTTCTTATCCACAGCCTTGAAACCGAAACACATTAAGGCGATTATCAAAGCCCACAAACACAGCATTGAGGAATTGACCAATTAG